A region of Solanum dulcamara chromosome 7, daSolDulc1.2, whole genome shotgun sequence DNA encodes the following proteins:
- the LOC129895683 gene encoding uncharacterized protein LOC129895683, with protein MALLSFLGRFLFVSVFVLSAYQEFNDFGVDGGSAAKALKPKFDVLSKHVTTHTGFQVPHVEMKHLILGALIMKSLGSLLFVFGSSLGAIILVLHQAIATPVLFDFYNYDVDKKEFAQLFVKFTQSLALLGALFFFIGMKNSLPKRSSHLKKKAPKTKTV; from the exons ATGGCGTTGTTATCGTTCTTAGGGAGGTTTCTCTTTGTATCAGTCTTCGTTCTCTCCGCTTATCAAGA GTTCAATGACTTTGGGGTTGATGGTGGTTCAGCAGCAAAAGCACTAAAACCTAAGTTTGATGTTTTGTCAAAGCATGTTACAACACACACTGGATTTCAAGTCCCACATGTAGAG ATGAAGCATCTAATTTTGGGGGCCTTAATCATGAAGAGTCTCGGAAGTCTTCTCTTTGTCTTTGGTAGCTCTCTTGGAGCTATAATCCTG GTTCTGCATCAGGCCATTGCCACTCCCGTCTTATTTGACTTCTACAACTATGATGTCGACAAGAAAGAGTTTGCTCAACTTTTTGTTAAGTTTACTCAG AGCTTGGCACTCCTTGGCGCACTGTTCTTTTTTATCGGCATGAAGAACTCTTTGCCCAAGAGATCCTCCCACCTAAAGAAGAAGGCTCCCAAGACTAAAACAGTTTAA